TCTATTTTATATTCTTCTAATGAATATCTAATAGATCGAACGATTTTCCCTTTAGAAAAGCCTTATGGGTTTCAAGATTGGATCCCATGGATTCAATTTCGCGGAAAGTATCGAATCTTTCGATTGATGCAGATCTTAGGTTTGCTCCCTGATCCGAAATCACGGATGAACAAAGAAATTCTTCGAAAGATTGAACGTTCGGACTTTGATCTATTTCATCCTACTTATTATTCTTCCTATTTTTTAAAAAATCTTAGAAAGATTCGGAAGCCATTTGTATTGACGGTATACGATTTAATTCACGAAAAATTTCCAAGTTATTTCCCGGATGCGAATGACGTGATTAGAAATAAGAAAATTCTGATTGAAAATGCCGTCGGCATCATCGCAATTTCAGAAAATACAAAATCAGACCTCATTCAATTTTACAATTTTCCGGAAAATAAAATCAAGGTAGTTTATCTCGGCTCTTCCTTCTCTTCCGATCTGAAGACGAATAAGAATTCAAATCTTTTTAAAAAGGAATATTTACTTTTCACTGGCAATCGATCTCATTATAAGAATTTTTCCTTTTTTCTGAAAAGTATACAAACCTTATTCAAAGAGTTTCCTAGCCTTCAGCTCTATTGCGTTGGAGGCGGAAGTTTTCAAAAAGAAGAAATAGTCCTGGTAGAAGAATTAGGCCTTACTGGCAGAGTCGAACAGTTTCATTTTGAAAGCGACGATGAACTATCGGAGTATTATAAAAATGCATTGCTCTTTGTTTTTCCTTCGCGTTACGAAGGATTCGGAATTCCTCTCTTAGAAGCCTTTAGTTGCAGGACTCCTGTTGTCTGTAGCGAAACTTCTAGTTTTCCTGAAGTTGCGGGTGACGCCGCTTTTTATTTTGATCCTGATTCGAAAGAGTCAATTTACGAGTCAGTCAAGGAAGCAATTTTAAGTCCTGAGAAAAGAAAGGAAAAGATTCAAAATGGGATTCGACAAATCAATCAGTTTTCCTGGGATAAGTCTGCTAAAGGAACGTTCGAGTTTTATCAGAGTATTCATAAAGGATAAATCAAATTAAGAATGAAAGCTCCCGTTCTTTTAATCGCATTCAATCGGCCGGATTTTACATCAATCGTTTTTGAGACAATCAGACATTATAAACCAAGCAAGTTTTATATTGCAGTCGATGGCCCCAGAGAAAAACGGACTCAAGAGGTCGCCGATTGCGAACGTGTACGTAAGGTTGCGGAAAG
Above is a genomic segment from Leptospira stimsonii containing:
- a CDS encoding glycosyltransferase family 4 protein; this translates as MKVLYDHQIFSMQNFGGISRYFYENIIRLRKNFDVEIDHSILYSSNEYLIDRTIFPLEKPYGFQDWIPWIQFRGKYRIFRLMQILGLLPDPKSRMNKEILRKIERSDFDLFHPTYYSSYFLKNLRKIRKPFVLTVYDLIHEKFPSYFPDANDVIRNKKILIENAVGIIAISENTKSDLIQFYNFPENKIKVVYLGSSFSSDLKTNKNSNLFKKEYLLFTGNRSHYKNFSFFLKSIQTLFKEFPSLQLYCVGGGSFQKEEIVLVEELGLTGRVEQFHFESDDELSEYYKNALLFVFPSRYEGFGIPLLEAFSCRTPVVCSETSSFPEVAGDAAFYFDPDSKESIYESVKEAILSPEKRKEKIQNGIRQINQFSWDKSAKGTFEFYQSIHKG